The Bacteroidia bacterium genomic interval ATTCTATCGGGCTAAAGTCCTTGATCTCCTTTCTTTCCTCCAGGCGAACTTTACTCCCAATCATGAAACGAGAACCTCTTTCCAAACTGCTATCCTGTAGCCAGTAATCTGACAATTCCAACATTTCATCCATCCCCATTCCATATAAAAGAAGTTCAGGCTTAATCGCGGTCATTTTTCCTTTCCCACTTTCCCAATCCCACTCAAAACCATACCAGTGAAGCCTGGGATCATAATTTACATCACCCGTACAATGAGATCCGTAATCCAGACGTACCTCCCGATTCATATCGGTGCTTTTCAATTGTTTTAATGGATTCAGGTAAGGCCCAAAGGAATAACCCGTCTTGCCTTTATAAGTAATCTTTCTCCAGAAACCTTCTACTCCACCAATCTTCACCAATTGTCCTACTTTTCCGTGATGCTTTACTTGCTTCCCAAAAGGAATGACCATCACTCTCTTTCCGGATACATCTGCCTCCGCACGTAGACTCAAACCAGAAGGAGCCATTACATTCAAATGCGTTTGGTCTTCATACCAGCGGCCTTGTCCAAATGCAGAAAGGGAAAAAATAAAGGCCAGTAAAATCGTCGTAGCTATTTGTGTGAATCTTTTCATTTTTTTCTCGATTAATGTGTTACTTGTTGTTTACATCGGTAAAACTAGTTGCCATGCCTTATAATAATCGGGGCTTTCGAATAAGTGCAGGCATTGTCCGAGAATCCGTATGGGAGCCCCAAGAATTTGATTTAAGCTGAAAACCTCATGCAAAAACTCACTACACTACTAATTATCCTCACCTTTTGTATTGCGGCTTGCTCGCAAAGCACTTCAACTTCAACTTCCACCACAACTCCTGCTGAAGAACCGAAAACTGAAGCCATGAGTCTCTTCAATGGGACGGACCTCAGTGGATGGGTTATTCACGGTACTGAGAAGTGGTATGTGGAAGATGGCCTACTTATCTGTGAAAGCGGGGAAGATGCTGCTTATGGCTACCTGAAAACGGAAAAGACTTTTAAGGATTTTGACCTGAGTCTGGAATTCAAACAGGAAGCCAATGGAAATAGCGGTGTATTTTTTCGTTCCTCTATAGAAGAAGGAAGCGTAAAGATCAGTGGCTGGCAAGTCGAAGTGGCTCCTCCCAATCACGATACTGGAGGCGTTTATGAGTCTTATGGCAGGGGTTGGTTAAAGCAAATCCCCGATGAGGAAGAAGGAGACTTAATGATGGGCGAATGGAACCAGATGCGGATCAAAGTGGTCGGAGATCATGTTCAAACCTGGCTCAATGGAAATCCCAAAGTAGATTTTCACGATGAGAAGATCGGTGAGGCCATGGGATCAATTGCCTTACAGATTCATGATGGAGGAGGGATAAAGGTCAGATGGAGAAATCTGGAAATGACGGAATTGTAATACCCAAAAAAACATAGGGGCAGCTCTTTAGCTGCCCCTACTATATATTTTTAACTAGATTTATCTCCTTCTTCTCGTAGTCTTCTTAATTCCCAACACTCCCAGCAATCCACGCGTCAATTCTCTGGCCACTGTCCGACCAATTTGTCTGACCATGGTATTTTTGGAGATGGCTTCGAAAGCAGTTTCATCTTTCTTTACCCTTCTCCGGGAACTGCCTCTAGCTTTACTTCTTTCTTCCCTTCTTTTTTCCTGGGCTTCATCTTCATTAAACTCCTCGATCTTCTTGTTTAGAATCTCGTAGGCACTTTCCCGATCTACATCCTTATTGTATTCACGTACCAGTCGAGATTTTTTCACAATACCATCGATCTCTCCTTTTGTCAAAACGTCCATACGTGATTGAGGAGCACGAAGCATGGTATAGGCCAAAGGAGTGGGTATCCCTTTTTCATTCAGGGCAGTAACAAAGGCTTCCCCAATCCCCAATGAAGTCAGGACATCCTTGGTTTCATAGAATTTGGTAAGAGGAAAGTTCTCTGCTGCCAGCTTGATAGCTTTACGGTCTTTGGCCGTAAAGGCACGAAGCGCATGCTGTATCTTTAGCCCCAACTGTCCCAATACATCATCCGGAATATCTGCCGGATTCTGGGTTACAAAGAAGATCCCTACGCCTTTGGAACGAATCAGCTTGATAATAGCCTCTATCTGATCCAGCAACTCATCTGAAGCCTCCTCGAAGATCAAGTGGGCCTCATCTATGAAAATAACCAGTTCCGGACGATCCGAATCTCCTTGCTCAGGGAAAGTCGAATACACCTCAGCCAGTAAGCTCATCATAAAGGTCGAGAACATGGCCGGACGATCCTGAATATCCGTCAAACGGATAATGGATACAATTCCTTTCCCCTCATCATCAATTCGCACCAAATCCTCCACATCAAATGAAGGCTCTCCAAAGAAACGATCCGCTCCCTGCTGCTCTATGGTAATCAACTTACGCATGATCGCCCCAACAGAGGCAGTCGAAAGTCTTCCGTATTCTTTCTGCATTTCTTCCTTCCCTTCATTGGTCAGGTATTGCAGGGTCTTTTTAAAGTCAGGGAGATCCAAAAGTGGTAGTCCATGATCATCACAGTATTTAAACACTACCGCAACTACACCCGCCTGATTCTCATTCAGTCCGAGAATTTTTGAAAATAATACCGGTCCAAATTCAGTAACTGTTGCACGAAGTTTTACGCCAGGTTCATCAGAAATAGATAGCAATTCTACTGTAGAACCCGCCGCTTCAAAAGGAAAGCCTATTTCAGTATGACGTTCATCGATCTTGGGATGACCTCCACTGGGAACAGCAATTCCACTCAAGTCTCCCTTAATATCCATGAGGAGAGAAGGGATGCCCTGATTGGCCAATTGTTCTGCAACGATTTGTAGGGTTTTGGTTTTACCCGTACCCGTAGCTCCTGCTATCAGGCCATGACGGTTGAGGGTTTTGAGAGGAACAGAAATATAGGTTCCCGTTTGAACTTCTCCTTCAAAAACAGCAGCACCCAGGGTCAAAGAATCTCCTTTGAAGGTATAACCGCTAATAATGTGATCTATAAATTCGTCTTTCATTTTGTGTATAGGCTTGTTTCCAGAGACAAATTAGTATTTTTTTAATTTTTTGTCTTTGAACTTGGGACGCAATTTTCCCAATAAGGTATCATGTTCTTCTTAAAATCCTAAGAAAAGCGCTTTGTGATCACTTTTTTCGTTTGAATAAGCCTCCACTTTTTCGAGGGGCATCCAGAGACTTGATGGGTAAATTGGCATAGATAGCCATGATATTTACCCTTTCTTCCTCAAATTTCTCTACTTTCTCTACCAGTTCTCTCAACTCTTTCTTAAAATCGTCCTGCTCCACAACTGCAAAAGAAGGGTCCTGCCCGAATTTTCCTTCCATTCCATTGATACTGAGTTGGATTTTTCCGGTTAAAGAGATTACCTGTGCTTTGAGGTTGACTATTTTGTCCAGAGACTTATTGGCGATATTGCGGATACCGATCAATGAAGTAGCAGCAGCCCCAATGGGAGCAGAAGCATTTTGTAAACCTTCAGAAGCTATATTGGAACTGGCGATACCGGTAAAGACTCCTACTGCAATGGTCGATATATCAAAGAAGGTATTCCAGTTACGTTTTTTCTTGATGACCAGACCCAGGTGATTATCGATACGGATCAGTTTGTCATAGATATCTTTGGCAGCCTGCAAACTCTGTCCATAGGTCTTCTGGGTTTCTTCCGGATCATCTCTATCCAGAATGGTAATATTCAGGCTCTGCTCATCTGAGAGTTCTCCATCACTTACCCTAAAGTGCAGGGTGATATTTCTTTTGCTTCCCTGTTGTTTTACGAAGTCAAAACCAGGTTTCCAGCTGAATTTTCTTTCCTCTGCATTAAAGTCATATCCATTGATTCCTCCATCATTGACCAGACTGAGGTCAATGTCCTCTAAGCCATTTCTATCCTGTACATCCAGGGTAATCAGCAATTCTTCATTCTCAAAAATCTCCTGATTCCGAAGCTGGGCTATTTTGGGAGGATAATTATTAGCTGCAACACGCACCATGATGGTGTCATAAACCGTAAAACTTCCATCGCTGGCAGAAAAGATCAGGGGATAGCCACTTGCCGCCTTTGCATAGGTAAAGCCGGGTTTCCACTGAAATTTCCCGGTATTTCTGTCAAAAGAGTAATCTCCATTCCGTATATCTCCGGATTGAATACCATAGATGACCTTTTCTCCATCCTCATCAGTTGCCTTAACCTGAAAAGAAGAGCTTTTATCCTCTCCAAACACATAGGTGCGGGTAGGGTTTCGAAAAACAGGCGGATGTTCTATATCTTCTATAAGGAAATATAGGTTCTTTTCATTCGCTAATCCTTTATCATCCTCTACTCGAAAAGTCAGGGTAAAATTGTTTTTCTTCGCCTGTTCATTGGTAGGGCTCCAAAGGAAGGTAGCTACGCGATCATTGACCTGGAAATAGGCATTTTCAAATTGCTTCTCTTTATCCAAATCAACAAAATAACTCAGCTTGAGCTGGTCATTTCGATTTTTATCCAATCCCTCTATTACCAGGGCAAAATTCTCTCCTTCTTTCAGCTCAATCAATTTAGCGGTAAGATCGGTTCGAGAAGTGAGGGAAAGTTGCGGTCGGTATTGAGGGGCTTTGACAGTAATGATAGCAGCCTGGCTGGTTTGCTCTTCTGTCTGATCCTCGATTACCGTAAAAATAATGGGATGTGTACCAATATCCTCTACGCCGGGTTTCCAGATAAAAGTCCCTGTGGTTTGATCGATTTCTCCTCCGCGAGTCCAGCTGAACTCAAACGTAAGAGGAAGACCATTGCCACTGGTTGCTCTAAGTGGAATGACAAGCTCTCGGCCCACAGTAATTTGTTTTGCAGGAATAGGAGCTAGTCTTAGCTTCTTCTTGGGGGCTGGTCCCTGCGATTGGTTTTGGGCTTGGAGAGCGGGGGAAAGGAGGATTGTAATTAGTATTAATGCTAGCGGAAAGCCAAAAATTCTCATACTCAGAAAATTAAACGGGGCGGCAATTTACCAAATCAGTTATTTATTTCCTTCTTAAATGTGCTAATCCCAAACCTAATTTTAGCATAAGAAATTTCGCCGCCCAAATAGCTAAAATAGGTTTTGGAAGAAGCCTTGGGTCCCAGTTTTTCACAGGCCATGTAAATACGATCCAGCAGCTGTTGATCCAGCACCCTCGCTGCTTCGATTTCGTATCCTTCTTCGTACAATCTCCCCAAATGGCTAATGACCGTTTCGGGAGACATTTTTCGTTTTTGCGCAATTTCCTCTACACCAAGGCCCTCTCTGTAATAGGAAAGACTTACAATATTAGAAGTGCCTTTGGGTAGATAATCCTGCGCTCGTATATATGCTATAATGGTGTCCATAAAGCTTTCACCATATTGATCCAATTTTCGTTTACTCATCCCATTGATATGTGCCATATCTACGGGATGTGTAGGATGTTGAAAGACCATTTCTTCCAGACCCGTATCTGCAATCACCTGATAGGGAGCAATGCTTTCCTGATCAGCTAATTGTTTGCGAAGATCTTTCAGAACTACCAGCAAGCCCTCCTCCCAAATCTCTTTTTTGGTTTTAGGTTTTTGCATGCTGGCTTGTCGCTTCTGACTGATGGCCAGCATTTCACTCGGATGGACCAGCATCACCTTTCGTCCGAGGAATAAAATATCCCGACTCGCGGCGGTAAGCTTGAGTACATTTTTCTGATCATAGGCAATCTCTATAAAGCCCTGATGCAAAAGCTGGCGAATGATTTCCTGCCAATGACTCACACTCATATCCCTTCCTGCCCCATAGGTCTTGACCTGGTCATATCCTTTCTCCACAATTTCTTTTCTTCCCGATCCCCTCAGAATATCTATCAACATACTTATCCCAACCATTTCCCTAACACGTGCAATTGCGGAAAGGGCTTTCTGAGCTAAAACTGTACCATCAAATCGAGTAGGGGGATTTTTACAGACATCGCAATTGCCGCAATTTTCTTCCAGATGTTCCCCGAAATAACTCAAGAGAATTTTTCTCCGACATATCTGGGCATCCGCATATTCCTGCATCCGCTCCAGTTTGGCAAGTTGAAGTTCCTTTTGGGTGCTTCCATCTATAAAATAATGAAGCTGCATCACGTCCGCATAGGTATAGAATAACACAGTATCACTATCCAGTCCATCTCTACCTGCCCTACCGATCTCCTGATAGTATCCTTCTATATTCTTGGGAAGATTGTGGTGGATGATCCAGCGAACATTGGATTTATCTATCCCCATACCAAAGGCGATAGTCGCCACAATGATGGGTACTTCATCATTGATAAATCTTTCCTGCGTTTTCGAACGCTTATCTGCAGGCATGCCCGCATGGTAAAAAGCAGCGGGGAAACCGGCATCCTGTAATTTTTTCGTCAGGCTTTCTGTAGTTTTCCGGGCTGTACAATATATAATGCCTGACTGATCAGGTCTTAGTCGGATAAATTCTGAGATTTGTTCGAACCTCCTTCTGCCGGGAAGTACGCTGAGGCTAAGATTGGGGCGGTCGAAAGAAGAAAGATATACCTTGGGACCCGGCAGGGCCAATTGCTTGATAATGTCCCGGCGGGTGATTTTATCTGCAGTAGCAGTAAGGGCAATAACCGGGACATGAGGAAACATCCGTTTGAAATAATTCAATTGGGTATATTCCGGACGAAAG includes:
- a CDS encoding SH3 domain-containing protein yields the protein MKRFTQIATTILLAFIFSLSAFGQGRWYEDQTHLNVMAPSGLSLRAEADVSGKRVMVIPFGKQVKHHGKVGQLVKIGGVEGFWRKITYKGKTGYSFGPYLNPLKQLKSTDMNREVRLDYGSHCTGDVNYDPRLHWYGFEWDWESGKGKMTAIKPELLLYGMGMDEMLELSDYWLQDSSLERGSRFMIGSKVRLEERKEIKDFSPIEYTDLSMQDTSIQLDQLKLSIELHEVDAELVRKNPWEMGEKETPYFSLKVTYQGKSQKLDLHKMKEYLNPQDRKYYWSSIILEFAGDLDGDNIPDLLFRAGRGEGGGSAYLYLSRYAEPGKILKRVASREGGYCC
- the recQ gene encoding DNA helicase RecQ, producing MQVMSPESALKQYFGYEEFRPLQREIIDSVLNQEDCLVIMPTGGGKSICYQIPAILMPGMTIVVSPLIALMKDQVEGLRANGVKAAFLNSSISSTDQASMLKEVELAEIDLLYVSPEKALTEDFGQLLRRVKIALFAIDEAHCISSWGHDFRPEYTQLNYFKRMFPHVPVIALTATADKITRRDIIKQLALPGPKVYLSSFDRPNLSLSVLPGRRRFEQISEFIRLRPDQSGIIYCTARKTTESLTKKLQDAGFPAAFYHAGMPADKRSKTQERFINDEVPIIVATIAFGMGIDKSNVRWIIHHNLPKNIEGYYQEIGRAGRDGLDSDTVLFYTYADVMQLHYFIDGSTQKELQLAKLERMQEYADAQICRRKILLSYFGEHLEENCGNCDVCKNPPTRFDGTVLAQKALSAIARVREMVGISMLIDILRGSGRKEIVEKGYDQVKTYGAGRDMSVSHWQEIIRQLLHQGFIEIAYDQKNVLKLTAASRDILFLGRKVMLVHPSEMLAISQKRQASMQKPKTKKEIWEEGLLVVLKDLRKQLADQESIAPYQVIADTGLEEMVFQHPTHPVDMAHINGMSKRKLDQYGESFMDTIIAYIRAQDYLPKGTSNIVSLSYYREGLGVEEIAQKRKMSPETVISHLGRLYEEGYEIEAARVLDQQLLDRIYMACEKLGPKASSKTYFSYLGGEISYAKIRFGISTFKKEINN
- a CDS encoding DUF1080 domain-containing protein — its product is MQKLTTLLIILTFCIAACSQSTSTSTSTTTPAEEPKTEAMSLFNGTDLSGWVIHGTEKWYVEDGLLICESGEDAAYGYLKTEKTFKDFDLSLEFKQEANGNSGVFFRSSIEEGSVKISGWQVEVAPPNHDTGGVYESYGRGWLKQIPDEEEGDLMMGEWNQMRIKVVGDHVQTWLNGNPKVDFHDEKIGEAMGSIALQIHDGGGIKVRWRNLEMTEL
- a CDS encoding helicase HerA-like domain-containing protein, translating into MKDEFIDHIISGYTFKGDSLTLGAAVFEGEVQTGTYISVPLKTLNRHGLIAGATGTGKTKTLQIVAEQLANQGIPSLLMDIKGDLSGIAVPSGGHPKIDERHTEIGFPFEAAGSTVELLSISDEPGVKLRATVTEFGPVLFSKILGLNENQAGVVAVVFKYCDDHGLPLLDLPDFKKTLQYLTNEGKEEMQKEYGRLSTASVGAIMRKLITIEQQGADRFFGEPSFDVEDLVRIDDEGKGIVSIIRLTDIQDRPAMFSTFMMSLLAEVYSTFPEQGDSDRPELVIFIDEAHLIFEEASDELLDQIEAIIKLIRSKGVGIFFVTQNPADIPDDVLGQLGLKIQHALRAFTAKDRKAIKLAAENFPLTKFYETKDVLTSLGIGEAFVTALNEKGIPTPLAYTMLRAPQSRMDVLTKGEIDGIVKKSRLVREYNKDVDRESAYEILNKKIEEFNEDEAQEKRREERSKARGSSRRRVKKDETAFEAISKNTMVRQIGRTVARELTRGLLGVLGIKKTTRRRR